The following proteins come from a genomic window of Ilumatobacter coccineus YM16-304:
- a CDS encoding SDR family NAD(P)-dependent oxidoreductase: protein MKDFAGRVAAITGAGSGIGRALSIELARRGCHLAVSDVDETGLAETVALCERPGLRVTPATLDVSDRDAVFAWADYVVEQHGSVDLVVNNAGVAFGASAMAQSIDDFEWLMNINFWGVVHGTQAFLPHLDHADRGGHIVNISSVFGLVSIPSQSAYNASKFGVRGFTDALRMELEIDGSKVSCTTIHPGGIKTNIARNARTDESVAIGGGTQADFAADFDKLAMTTPDKAARQILKAVERNRRRALIGPDAKVFDLVSRLPAGLYQRVLVRQARRDRASR, encoded by the coding sequence GTGAAGGACTTCGCCGGCCGGGTCGCGGCGATCACCGGCGCCGGGTCGGGCATCGGCCGGGCGCTCTCGATCGAACTCGCGCGCCGAGGCTGTCACCTCGCAGTGAGCGACGTCGACGAGACGGGCCTCGCCGAGACGGTGGCGCTGTGTGAGCGGCCAGGGCTGCGCGTCACACCGGCCACGCTCGACGTGTCGGACCGCGACGCCGTGTTCGCGTGGGCCGACTACGTCGTCGAACAGCACGGCTCGGTCGACCTGGTGGTCAACAACGCAGGGGTCGCGTTCGGAGCGAGCGCCATGGCCCAGTCGATCGACGATTTCGAGTGGCTGATGAACATCAACTTCTGGGGCGTGGTCCACGGAACCCAGGCGTTCCTGCCGCACCTCGATCACGCCGACCGTGGAGGCCACATCGTCAACATCTCGAGCGTGTTCGGGCTCGTGAGCATCCCGTCGCAGTCGGCGTACAACGCGTCGAAGTTCGGCGTGCGCGGTTTCACCGACGCGTTGCGCATGGAACTCGAGATCGACGGCTCGAAGGTGTCGTGTACGACGATCCACCCGGGCGGGATCAAGACCAACATCGCGCGCAACGCTCGGACCGACGAGAGCGTCGCCATCGGCGGTGGGACCCAGGCCGACTTCGCCGCAGATTTCGACAAGCTCGCGATGACCACGCCCGACAAGGCGGCCCGACAGATCCTCAAGGCGGTCGAACGAAACCGTCGTCGGGCACTGATCGGGCCCGACGCCAAGGTCTTCGACCTCGTGTCACGCCTCCCCGCCGGCCTCTACCAGCGGGTGCTGGTCAGGCAGGCGCGCCGCGACCGAGCGTCTCGCTGA
- a CDS encoding polyphosphate kinase 2 family protein: MGRIDDIDLTLRLGKDEYLERLKAAQDRFQELRLGLGGHLEGQDVGPGLLIVVEGVDAAGKGGAIRRAVQGLDPRHYEVYSFSKPTPREFRHHHLWRFWSKIPGLGGMCVFDRSWYGRLLVERVEGFATNAQWKRAYDEIVHFEESLVLEGVILVKFWLQVSQEEQLRRFESRKTDPLRKWKLNDEDWRNRDKWPQYVEAIEDMFAKTDHELAPWDLISGEQKKWARVDFLETLNRRIEEGRKRWEAGLE, translated from the coding sequence ATGGGGCGCATCGACGACATCGACCTGACACTCCGACTCGGCAAGGACGAGTACCTCGAACGCTTGAAGGCGGCGCAAGACCGCTTCCAGGAGCTTCGGCTCGGGCTGGGCGGCCACCTCGAAGGCCAAGACGTCGGCCCCGGCCTCCTCATCGTGGTCGAAGGCGTCGATGCAGCCGGCAAGGGTGGAGCGATCCGTCGAGCGGTGCAGGGGCTCGACCCACGGCACTACGAGGTGTACTCGTTCTCCAAGCCCACGCCGCGCGAATTCCGCCATCACCACCTCTGGCGGTTCTGGTCGAAGATCCCCGGACTCGGCGGGATGTGCGTGTTCGACCGCAGCTGGTACGGCCGACTGCTCGTCGAACGAGTCGAGGGTTTCGCCACCAACGCTCAGTGGAAGCGCGCCTACGACGAGATCGTCCACTTCGAGGAGAGCCTCGTGCTCGAAGGCGTGATCCTCGTCAAGTTCTGGTTGCAGGTGAGCCAGGAAGAACAGCTCCGTCGGTTCGAGAGCCGCAAGACCGACCCGCTGCGCAAATGGAAACTCAACGACGAAGACTGGCGCAACCGCGACAAGTGGCCGCAGTACGTCGAGGCGATCGAAGACATGTTCGCCAAGACCGACCACGAACTCGCGCCGTGGGACCTGATCTCCGGCGAGCAGAAGAAGTGGGCTCGAGTCGACTTCCTCGAAACGCTCAACCGTCGGATCGAAGAGGGGCGCAAGCGCTGGGAAGCCGGCCTGGAGTGA
- the trpA gene encoding tryptophan synthase subunit alpha, translated as MGRIDEEFRAKRAAGRKLLVPYITGGYPGWQDAIRACAANGADAVEIGIPFSDPVMDGPVIQAASQAALEAGVTPTSVLDEVPNLDVDIPLAVMTYYNLVHHPGPERFAANLARAGISGAILPDLPLEESGPWCEAADANGIETIMLAAPTAPDERLPLVAARARGFLYSVGLLGVTGERASLADTATALAARLKAITDVPVLVGVGVSNAEQAHQATRVADGVIQGASMVRRLMESGPDAVGDYVAEVRAAIDAD; from the coding sequence ATGGGACGCATCGACGAAGAGTTCCGGGCGAAGCGAGCCGCCGGTCGCAAGCTGCTCGTGCCGTACATCACCGGTGGCTACCCGGGTTGGCAAGACGCCATCCGAGCGTGTGCTGCCAACGGTGCCGACGCGGTCGAGATCGGCATTCCGTTCTCCGACCCCGTCATGGACGGCCCGGTGATCCAAGCGGCGTCGCAGGCGGCGCTCGAAGCCGGCGTGACACCCACGTCGGTTCTCGACGAGGTGCCGAACCTCGACGTCGACATCCCGCTCGCCGTGATGACCTACTACAACCTCGTGCACCATCCCGGGCCGGAGCGGTTCGCCGCCAACCTCGCTCGCGCGGGGATCAGCGGGGCGATTCTGCCCGACCTCCCGCTCGAAGAGTCGGGACCGTGGTGCGAGGCCGCCGACGCCAACGGCATCGAGACGATCATGTTGGCCGCGCCGACCGCTCCCGACGAGCGACTCCCGCTGGTCGCAGCGCGTGCCCGTGGGTTCCTGTACTCGGTGGGTCTCCTCGGCGTGACCGGCGAACGAGCCTCGCTGGCCGACACGGCGACCGCCCTCGCAGCGCGCCTGAAGGCGATCACCGACGTGCCGGTGCTCGTCGGCGTCGGCGTGTCGAACGCCGAGCAGGCCCATCAGGCGACCCGTGTCGCCGATGGCGTGATCCAAGGGGCGAGCATGGTGCGACGCCTGATGGAGTCCGGCCCCGACGCGGTCGGCGACTACGTCGCCGAGGTCCGCGCCGCCATCGACGCCGACTGA
- a CDS encoding signal peptidase I, with the protein MELRVGDPELKNPMTRTGAIDWPRLQRSFRFGFGLTGLFLSTVALTLAVLAMVAMVVPRWHSTVVASESMEPALQRGDTVLYSEQDLDEVGVGTVVVFDSNDVSVIHRVVDVNPDGTLVTRGDANQSNDSSPVTASELFGAGRVVVPWVGMVRLWWLDGRHELVVATLMVFLIALRGAGLSSERENDPWDGTESTSPSHSWLWSGDLDDESADNRLLGEPQQTEVVAALTLVGGDTT; encoded by the coding sequence ATGGAACTTCGTGTGGGAGACCCAGAGCTGAAGAACCCGATGACCCGAACCGGAGCGATCGACTGGCCCCGCCTCCAGCGATCGTTCCGGTTCGGTTTCGGGCTCACCGGACTCTTCTTGAGCACTGTCGCGCTCACCCTCGCCGTGTTGGCGATGGTGGCGATGGTCGTTCCGAGGTGGCATTCGACCGTCGTTGCGTCGGAGTCGATGGAACCCGCGCTCCAGCGCGGCGACACCGTGCTGTACAGCGAGCAGGACCTCGACGAGGTCGGAGTGGGCACCGTGGTGGTGTTCGACTCCAACGACGTGTCGGTCATCCACCGGGTCGTCGACGTCAACCCCGACGGCACACTCGTCACCCGCGGCGACGCCAACCAGAGCAACGACAGCTCTCCGGTCACCGCCTCCGAACTCTTCGGTGCCGGCCGTGTGGTCGTGCCCTGGGTCGGCATGGTGCGCCTCTGGTGGCTCGACGGCCGCCACGAACTCGTGGTGGCCACGTTGATGGTCTTCCTCATCGCACTTCGCGGTGCAGGTCTCAGCAGCGAACGCGAGAACGATCCGTGGGACGGCACCGAATCGACGTCTCCCTCGCACTCGTGGCTCTGGTCCGGCGACCTCGACGACGAATCGGCCGACAACCGCCTCCTCGGCGAACCGCAACAGACCGAGGTCGTGGCCGCCCTGACCCTCGTGGGAGGTGACACCACATGA
- a CDS encoding phosphoribosylanthranilate isomerase: MFVKICGITNEDDALLAVAMGADAVGFIFAPSPRQIAPQQAYDITRRLPPEILTVGVFRNELPSRVVELGHKAGVKAVQLHGRETPDQTKEVAGHFRWVIKAFAAGDDNLPRADQYGTDMILMDAPEPGSGKVFDWNLAGDAPSQMKLILAGGLTPDNVAAAITEVEPWGVDVSSGVEKAPGKKDAIAVMRFIENAKAAGPEQYRGDDEGPYNWDFE, encoded by the coding sequence ATGTTCGTCAAGATCTGCGGCATCACCAACGAAGACGACGCGTTGCTCGCTGTCGCGATGGGCGCGGACGCCGTCGGGTTCATCTTCGCCCCGTCGCCGCGCCAGATCGCCCCGCAGCAGGCGTACGACATCACGCGGCGCCTGCCGCCGGAGATCCTGACGGTCGGCGTGTTCCGCAACGAACTGCCGTCGCGTGTCGTCGAACTCGGCCACAAGGCCGGCGTCAAGGCGGTGCAGCTCCACGGTCGCGAAACGCCCGACCAGACCAAGGAGGTCGCCGGACACTTCCGGTGGGTCATCAAGGCGTTCGCTGCCGGCGACGACAACCTCCCGCGCGCCGACCAGTACGGCACCGACATGATCCTGATGGACGCACCAGAACCGGGGTCGGGCAAGGTGTTCGACTGGAACCTGGCGGGCGATGCCCCCTCGCAGATGAAGCTGATCCTCGCCGGCGGGCTCACGCCCGACAACGTGGCCGCCGCGATCACCGAAGTCGAGCCGTGGGGTGTCGACGTGTCGAGCGGTGTCGAGAAGGCCCCCGGCAAGAAGGACGCGATCGCCGTGATGCGCTTCATCGAGAACGCCAAGGCCGCGGGTCCCGAGCAGTACCGCGGCGACGACGAAGGCCCGTACAACTGGGACTTCGAATGA
- the trpC gene encoding indole-3-glycerol phosphate synthase TrpC, producing MAATYLDKILDRHRSMAAVDTRSLDALLDEAHQLPPTRGFADALRGSDALGVISEIKRRSPSKGDLNVGLDPAELAATYEAGGASCLSVLTDVEGFGGSVADLQTARAACSLPVLRKDFTVSELDVIDARLMGADCVLLIAAALDTAELTSFHRLATEIGLDVLVEIHDEAELEHALDADATLIGVNQRDLVTFQVDHERAVRMAGVIPDHAVKIAESGVRHAADARMLETAGYDAVLVGETLVTSGDPAAAIRELIG from the coding sequence ATGGCAGCGACCTACCTCGACAAGATCCTCGACCGGCATCGTTCGATGGCTGCGGTCGACACGCGCTCGCTCGACGCGCTGCTCGACGAGGCGCACCAGCTGCCGCCGACCCGAGGCTTCGCCGACGCGCTCCGAGGGAGCGATGCGCTGGGCGTGATCTCCGAGATCAAGCGACGCTCGCCCTCGAAAGGCGACCTCAACGTCGGGCTCGACCCGGCCGAGCTGGCGGCGACGTACGAAGCGGGGGGAGCGTCGTGTCTCTCGGTGCTCACCGACGTCGAGGGATTCGGCGGCTCGGTCGCCGACCTGCAGACGGCGCGGGCGGCCTGCTCGCTCCCGGTGCTCCGCAAGGACTTCACCGTCAGCGAACTCGACGTGATCGACGCCCGGCTGATGGGGGCCGACTGCGTCCTGCTCATCGCCGCAGCGCTCGACACGGCGGAGCTCACAAGCTTCCACCGACTGGCCACCGAGATCGGGCTCGACGTGCTCGTCGAGATCCACGACGAGGCCGAACTCGAACACGCGCTCGATGCCGATGCGACGCTCATCGGGGTCAACCAGCGTGATCTCGTCACGTTCCAGGTCGATCACGAACGTGCGGTTCGCATGGCCGGCGTGATCCCCGATCACGCCGTGAAGATCGCCGAGTCGGGTGTCCGTCACGCTGCCGACGCCCGCATGCTCGAAACGGCCGGTTACGACGCCGTGCTGGTGGGCGAGACGCTCGTGACGAGCGGTGACCCCGCTGCGGCCATCCGCGAACTGATCGGTTGA
- a CDS encoding diguanylate cyclase domain-containing protein, whose protein sequence is MTRRTKRIDDAVVRSLSHMRVVLALALALFGAVHLVRGERLGSVAVAAAVLVGVSALAEPRLRRRVDPVRLSIGVVVLDLVVTIAALGVNGVEPGDPTSLALAIPLVLAGIRHGLLGAIATGISTALALFAQLALTWDGTPGQADDPLVLAAVLMAVAVPTARLAEHVTARLRLAETTRARAQRRSHALELVTHAGAQLLAADPVEHDRLLVAAAEKFVGVSATIEHSDGNRADESDTAADDDATIVRLDLDEASGGRLVLTGAEHALDDLTVDALELLVAMSRAQAGATRRAAPAEQTAERHSRHLSTRSETLSWLDDRLRRDPAELTLGIVSLDNLKLLNDLHGHDAGDALIEATIERLLQIDPSATVGRLVGGDFVVAIDTLDVDRPTIAEALAGDVSLGRSGSTRIYCGVGLAAAGTDRSESGEQLLRRAMSDMYADKRAQNAAFLAAAASELDDTATDTTTDAVR, encoded by the coding sequence ATGACACGACGAACGAAACGGATCGACGACGCGGTCGTGCGATCGCTCTCACACATGCGTGTGGTGCTCGCACTCGCGCTCGCGCTCTTCGGCGCGGTGCATCTCGTCCGCGGCGAGCGACTCGGGAGCGTCGCCGTCGCTGCCGCCGTACTCGTCGGCGTGTCGGCGCTCGCCGAACCGCGGCTGCGGCGCCGTGTCGATCCGGTCCGGCTGTCGATCGGCGTGGTCGTCCTCGACCTCGTGGTCACGATCGCTGCACTCGGCGTGAACGGCGTGGAGCCGGGCGACCCGACATCGCTCGCACTGGCAATTCCCCTCGTGCTCGCCGGCATTCGGCACGGTCTGCTCGGCGCGATCGCAACCGGTATCAGCACCGCACTGGCGCTGTTCGCACAACTCGCGCTCACCTGGGACGGCACCCCCGGTCAGGCCGACGATCCACTCGTCCTCGCCGCCGTGCTCATGGCCGTCGCCGTTCCCACCGCTCGTCTCGCCGAACACGTCACCGCGCGGTTGCGTCTCGCCGAAACGACACGGGCACGAGCACAGCGCCGGTCGCATGCGCTCGAACTCGTGACGCATGCGGGCGCGCAGCTGCTCGCCGCCGATCCGGTCGAGCACGACCGCCTGTTGGTCGCCGCCGCCGAGAAGTTCGTCGGCGTGTCGGCGACGATCGAACACAGCGACGGCAACCGAGCCGACGAGAGCGACACGGCGGCGGACGACGACGCGACGATCGTTCGCCTCGACCTCGACGAAGCCTCCGGCGGTCGCCTCGTGCTGACAGGAGCAGAGCATGCGCTCGACGACCTCACGGTCGATGCGCTCGAACTCCTCGTCGCCATGAGCCGGGCGCAGGCGGGTGCCACCCGTCGGGCAGCACCCGCCGAGCAGACGGCCGAGCGCCATTCGCGTCATCTCTCCACTCGCTCGGAGACGTTGAGCTGGCTCGACGACCGGCTCCGCCGTGACCCCGCCGAACTCACCCTCGGCATCGTGAGCCTCGACAACCTGAAGCTGCTCAACGATCTTCACGGCCACGACGCCGGCGATGCCCTCATCGAGGCAACGATCGAGCGACTCCTGCAGATCGACCCGTCGGCAACGGTCGGACGTCTCGTCGGCGGCGACTTCGTCGTCGCCATCGACACCCTCGACGTCGACCGGCCGACCATCGCCGAGGCGCTCGCAGGAGACGTGTCACTCGGCCGCTCCGGCTCGACGCGGATCTACTGCGGCGTCGGACTCGCGGCCGCCGGAACCGACCGGTCGGAGTCGGGCGAGCAACTACTGCGGCGAGCGATGTCGGACATGTACGCCGACAAGCGGGCACAGAACGCTGCGTTCCTCGCTGCGGCTGCCAGCGAACTCGACGACACGGCGACGGACACGACGACGGACGCGGTGCGATGA
- the betA gene encoding choline dehydrogenase — MYDFVIVGGGSAGCAMANRLSADPSNRVLVIEAGRRDWKWDVFIHMPAALAFPIGSRFYDWKYESEPEPYMNGRRVYHARGKVLGGSSSINGMIFQRGNPMDYDKWGAIPGLEHWDWAHCLPYFKRMENCLEGQESDTSDLRGTDGPLTLERGPATNPLFDAWLRAGVEAGFNRTADVNGYRQEGFAAFDKNVLRGRRLSAARAYLHPVLDRPNLDLMTSTHVNRVLFDGTRVTGVEIAKGRSTETILAGEVVLCGGAFNSPQLLQLSGVGDPEHLGGLGIDVVADVPGVGENLQDHLEVYIQYESKQPVSIQPHLAHWKKPWIGLQWLFRKGPGASNHFEAGAFVKSNPDESYPNLMFHFLPIAIRYDGSSPRKPDGSNAKIEHGYQVHVGPMYSDARGTVKITSTDPRKHPAVQFNYLSTEQDRREWIEAVRTARKILTQPAFDEFNAGEISPGPAVETDEEIMDWVARDSETALHPSCTTKIGIDDMAVLDPETMGVRGTTGLSVVDAGCMPNVSNGNTYAPTMMIAEKAADLILGNTPLAPDHSEVYRGDVTGGGRR, encoded by the coding sequence GTGTATGACTTCGTGATCGTCGGCGGCGGCTCGGCCGGATGCGCCATGGCCAACCGGCTCAGCGCCGACCCCTCCAACCGAGTGCTCGTCATCGAGGCGGGTCGACGCGACTGGAAGTGGGACGTCTTCATCCACATGCCGGCGGCGCTGGCCTTCCCGATCGGGAGTCGCTTCTACGACTGGAAGTACGAGAGCGAACCCGAGCCCTACATGAACGGTCGGCGGGTCTACCACGCTCGCGGCAAGGTGCTCGGCGGGTCGTCGAGCATCAACGGCATGATCTTCCAGCGGGGCAACCCGATGGACTACGACAAGTGGGGTGCCATCCCCGGCCTCGAACACTGGGACTGGGCGCACTGCCTGCCGTACTTCAAGCGGATGGAGAACTGTCTGGAGGGCCAGGAGTCCGACACGTCGGATCTGCGTGGCACCGACGGTCCGCTCACCCTCGAACGCGGACCGGCGACCAACCCACTGTTCGACGCGTGGCTGCGAGCGGGTGTCGAAGCCGGCTTCAACCGCACCGCCGACGTCAACGGCTATCGCCAGGAAGGCTTCGCAGCGTTCGACAAGAACGTGCTGCGCGGTCGTCGCCTGAGCGCCGCCCGGGCCTATCTCCACCCGGTGCTCGACCGACCGAACCTCGACCTGATGACGAGCACGCACGTCAATCGTGTGCTCTTCGACGGGACCCGCGTGACCGGCGTCGAGATCGCGAAGGGCCGGTCGACCGAGACGATCCTCGCCGGTGAAGTGGTCCTGTGCGGCGGGGCGTTCAACAGTCCGCAGCTCCTGCAGTTGTCGGGCGTGGGCGACCCCGAGCATCTCGGCGGTCTGGGTATCGACGTCGTGGCCGACGTGCCGGGCGTCGGCGAGAACCTGCAAGATCACCTCGAGGTCTACATCCAGTACGAGTCGAAGCAGCCGGTCTCGATCCAACCTCACCTCGCTCACTGGAAGAAGCCGTGGATCGGGTTGCAATGGCTGTTCCGCAAGGGGCCGGGCGCCTCCAACCACTTCGAGGCCGGAGCGTTCGTCAAGAGCAATCCCGACGAGTCGTACCCGAACCTGATGTTCCACTTCCTCCCGATCGCAATCCGCTACGACGGGTCGTCGCCTCGCAAGCCCGACGGCTCCAACGCGAAGATCGAGCACGGCTACCAGGTGCACGTCGGGCCGATGTACTCCGACGCTCGCGGCACGGTGAAGATCACGTCGACCGACCCTCGCAAGCACCCCGCCGTGCAGTTCAACTACCTGTCGACCGAGCAGGACCGTCGTGAGTGGATCGAAGCGGTCCGCACCGCACGCAAAATCCTGACGCAGCCGGCGTTCGACGAGTTCAACGCCGGTGAGATCTCACCGGGCCCGGCGGTCGAGACCGACGAAGAGATCATGGACTGGGTGGCCCGTGACTCCGAAACGGCGTTGCACCCGTCGTGCACGACGAAGATCGGCATCGACGACATGGCGGTGCTCGACCCCGAGACGATGGGCGTGCGCGGCACGACGGGGCTGAGCGTCGTCGACGCCGGTTGCATGCCGAACGTGAGCAACGGCAACACCTACGCACCGACGATGATGATCGCCGAGAAGGCAGCGGATCTCATCCTCGGCAACACCCCACTCGCACCCGATCACTCCGAGGTCTACCGAGGCGATGTCACCGGTGGCGGCCGACGCTGA
- the trpB gene encoding tryptophan synthase subunit beta translates to MNPPPATLSAPPDQTGRFGEFGGRFVPETLVPACQELEAAFNDAWNDPGFRQELHDVHVQYSGRPSILTECHNLGEQLGVRLILKREDLNHTGSHKINNVIGQALLAKRMGKKRIVADTGAGQHGVASATAAALMGLECKVYMGAVDVERQALNVFRMKLLGAEVESVESGSRTLKDAVNEAMRHWVANVSDTYFCLGSVVGPHPYPYMVRQFQSIIGDEAHEQIVEMTGAMPDVVVACVGGGSNAMGLFAGFVDEPSTRLVGVEPAGGAAVGRGTPGVVHGSRSYLMQDEVGQVEEALSISAGLDYPGVGPEHAHLAAIGRAEYPNVTDAEVIDAFRLLSETEGIIPALESAHAIAWLSREAHTMQSQTVLLNLSGRGDKDVAQMMDILADEFGVES, encoded by the coding sequence ATGAACCCTCCTCCCGCCACGCTGTCGGCGCCACCTGATCAGACCGGTCGCTTCGGCGAGTTCGGTGGCCGCTTCGTTCCCGAGACGCTGGTTCCGGCGTGTCAAGAACTCGAAGCGGCGTTCAACGATGCCTGGAACGATCCGGGGTTCCGCCAGGAACTCCACGACGTGCACGTCCAGTATTCGGGTCGTCCGTCGATCCTCACCGAGTGCCACAACCTCGGCGAGCAGCTCGGCGTCCGGCTGATCCTGAAGCGTGAAGACCTCAACCACACCGGGTCGCACAAGATCAACAACGTGATCGGTCAGGCGCTGTTGGCGAAGCGGATGGGCAAGAAGCGCATCGTCGCCGACACCGGTGCCGGACAGCACGGCGTCGCCAGCGCCACCGCTGCCGCCCTGATGGGCCTCGAGTGCAAGGTCTACATGGGTGCCGTCGACGTCGAACGTCAGGCGCTCAACGTCTTCCGGATGAAGCTGCTGGGGGCCGAGGTCGAGTCGGTCGAATCGGGGAGTCGCACGCTCAAAGACGCGGTCAACGAGGCGATGCGCCACTGGGTGGCCAACGTCTCCGACACCTACTTCTGTCTCGGATCGGTCGTCGGGCCGCATCCGTACCCGTACATGGTCCGCCAGTTCCAGTCGATCATCGGCGACGAGGCACACGAACAGATCGTCGAGATGACCGGAGCGATGCCCGACGTCGTCGTGGCGTGCGTCGGCGGTGGGTCGAACGCGATGGGCCTGTTCGCCGGATTCGTCGACGAGCCGTCGACCCGCCTGGTCGGCGTCGAGCCGGCCGGGGGAGCGGCGGTCGGTCGCGGCACCCCGGGCGTCGTCCACGGTTCGCGCTCCTATCTCATGCAGGACGAGGTCGGCCAGGTCGAAGAGGCGCTGTCGATCTCGGCAGGGCTCGACTACCCGGGTGTCGGCCCCGAGCATGCGCATCTCGCAGCGATCGGGCGCGCCGAGTACCCCAACGTCACCGACGCAGAGGTGATCGACGCGTTCCGACTCCTGTCCGAGACCGAGGGCATCATCCCGGCGCTCGAGAGCGCCCACGCCATCGCCTGGCTCAGCCGTGAGGCGCACACGATGCAGAGCCAGACGGTGCTGCTCAACCTCTCGGGCCGTGGCGACAAGGACGTGGCGCAGATGATGGACATCCTCGCCGACGAATTCGGAGTGGAGAGCTGA